The following coding sequences are from one Leptospira mayottensis 200901116 window:
- the flhF gene encoding flagellar biosynthesis protein FlhF has product MEFAKIRGKSYQDCLMEMKMKYGSEATVISQTVVTEGGVMGTGLLAKKMIEIQIGIPEKQASREKIERKLQDLKDLLKQKSYVTPEKKKTLQTLKPLSRALEEKETTTTVAELEEVMTEPERVGLSFERELFERNSPSRKETFTVRGKKDSPLSRLGERWVREGMSQGYVEEILSKIEERLSPIDQGRNHAVSERATQVLVERVSVDPDLFRGTGKNQRKVVFLVGPTGSGKTTSIAKLAAKYFLHMGRSVSLYTTDNYRIAAIEQLKRYADTMGMPFYPVKDIKKFKETLARDGSELILIDTAGYSHRNLEQLERMNSLHSCFGERDSVENLLVLSAISSYHHTNTVLKAYESLNYRRILLTKLDEADFLGSFLELADTYSKSFTYFSVGQEVPFDILPADKNLMAECVVTSEKIAELRGEVFTVTGS; this is encoded by the coding sequence ATGGAATTCGCTAAAATTCGTGGCAAAAGTTACCAAGACTGTTTGATGGAAATGAAAATGAAGTACGGTTCGGAAGCGACTGTAATTTCTCAAACCGTAGTTACCGAAGGCGGAGTGATGGGAACGGGGCTTCTCGCTAAGAAGATGATCGAAATTCAGATTGGGATTCCGGAAAAACAGGCTTCTCGTGAAAAAATAGAACGTAAACTTCAGGATCTAAAGGATCTTTTAAAACAAAAGTCTTACGTTACTCCGGAGAAAAAGAAAACACTCCAAACTTTAAAGCCTCTTTCTAGAGCTTTAGAAGAAAAGGAAACTACTACTACCGTTGCAGAACTTGAAGAAGTCATGACTGAACCGGAAAGAGTCGGTCTTTCCTTCGAAAGGGAACTTTTTGAAAGAAATTCTCCGAGCCGAAAAGAGACTTTTACTGTTCGAGGGAAAAAAGATTCTCCCTTGAGCAGATTAGGAGAAAGATGGGTTCGGGAAGGAATGAGCCAGGGTTATGTGGAAGAAATTCTTTCCAAGATCGAAGAAAGGCTTTCCCCGATCGATCAAGGGCGTAATCACGCTGTTTCCGAAAGGGCGACTCAAGTGCTTGTCGAAAGGGTCAGCGTGGATCCGGACCTTTTTCGAGGGACCGGAAAAAATCAGAGAAAAGTGGTTTTCCTCGTAGGGCCTACGGGTTCCGGTAAAACGACAAGTATCGCAAAACTCGCCGCAAAATATTTCTTACACATGGGGAGATCCGTGTCGCTTTATACGACGGATAATTATAGAATCGCCGCGATTGAACAACTTAAACGTTACGCAGACACCATGGGAATGCCGTTTTATCCAGTTAAAGACATAAAAAAATTCAAAGAAACTCTGGCCCGAGACGGTTCGGAATTGATCCTTATCGACACCGCGGGTTACAGTCATAGAAATCTCGAACAACTGGAAAGAATGAATTCATTGCATTCTTGTTTCGGAGAAAGGGACTCGGTGGAAAATCTTCTTGTCCTTTCCGCCATTTCTTCCTACCATCATACGAACACAGTATTGAAAGCCTACGAGTCTTTAAACTATCGAAGAATTCTTCTCACAAAATTGGATGAGGCGGATTTTTTAGGTAGTTTTCTCGAACTGGCCGATACATACTCTAAGAGTTTCACATACTTCAGCGTGGGTCAGGAAGTTCCTTTCGACATTCTTCCTGCCGATAAAAATTTGATGGCCGAGTGTGTGGTAACTTCGGAGAAAATTGCTGAGCTAAGAGGAGAAGTTTTCACCGTCACGGGGAGCTGA
- a CDS encoding MinD/ParA family protein, whose protein sequence is MDQAAHLRKLTEGNTSLKVLSSRKPRTKVIAIASGKGGVGKSTVSVNLAISMARAGQKVLVFDGDLGLANVNVILGIIPKYNLYHVVKGHKSLKDIVIQTPEGVDIIAGASGYSQLANLNDTQRNSLIKGFSELDNYDVMIIDTGAGISSNVIGLTLPADDVIVITTPEPTAITDSYGLIKAIVSQSRDKNLKMVVNRVRSAIEGKKVADRVIDISGQFLEVKVENLGFIFQDEEVEKSIREQKPYIIGSPKSKAAACLNRITYSLLNQEIEPLEDAGISGFFKKFFNFMDVRNKEFDTSDEE, encoded by the coding sequence ATGGATCAGGCGGCTCATTTACGGAAACTCACCGAGGGAAATACGAGTCTAAAAGTTCTGTCATCCAGAAAGCCCAGGACAAAGGTCATTGCTATCGCGTCCGGGAAGGGAGGAGTTGGGAAGAGTACCGTCTCTGTGAACCTCGCCATCTCTATGGCAAGAGCCGGACAAAAAGTCCTCGTATTCGACGGGGATTTGGGGCTTGCTAACGTAAATGTAATTCTTGGGATCATTCCAAAATACAATCTTTATCATGTCGTCAAAGGTCATAAAAGCCTGAAGGATATCGTCATTCAAACTCCAGAAGGAGTGGATATCATTGCAGGGGCTTCTGGATATTCTCAACTTGCAAACTTAAACGATACCCAAAGAAATTCTCTGATCAAAGGTTTCTCCGAATTAGATAATTATGATGTTATGATCATTGATACTGGTGCTGGAATCAGTTCGAACGTCATTGGTCTGACTCTTCCCGCAGACGATGTGATCGTGATTACGACTCCGGAGCCTACGGCGATCACCGATTCTTACGGACTGATCAAGGCAATCGTATCTCAAAGCAGGGATAAAAATTTGAAGATGGTCGTAAATCGAGTAAGAAGTGCGATCGAAGGGAAAAAAGTCGCAGATAGAGTCATCGATATCAGCGGGCAATTTCTTGAAGTAAAGGTCGAAAATTTAGGATTTATCTTTCAGGATGAGGAAGTGGAAAAAAGTATTCGGGAACAAAAGCCATATATCATCGGTTCACCGAAAAGTAAGGCGGCGGCGTGCCTGAATCGTATAACGTATTCCCTTTTAAATCAGGAAATAGAACCCTTGGAAGATGCCGGTATCAGCGGGTTCTTCAAAAAGTTTTTTAACTTTATGGATGTCCGGAATAAAGAATTCGATACGAGCGACGAAGAATAG
- the whiG gene encoding RNA polymerase sigma factor WhiG: protein MSKKYEKYNQQDETELWKSYRDTKDQDIRSYLVEKYSPLVKHVAGRIAIGMPQNVEFDDLVSYGVFGLLDAIEKFDPDRLIKFKTYAMTRIRGSIFDELRSIDWIPRSIRQKAKQLEQIIGMLENKEGQQVDDDAIAKELGISMEEYNSLLTKISGTSLVSLNDIWFLGDENDEVSFMETLESPMNMNPDTIIEKEEIKNVIVEAIKTLPEKEKKVIVLYYYEDLTLKEIGEVLEVTESRISQLHTRAVSRLRSKLGKVKSVISRK, encoded by the coding sequence ATGTCCAAAAAATATGAGAAATATAACCAGCAGGATGAGACTGAGCTATGGAAATCCTATCGGGATACCAAAGATCAGGACATCCGATCTTATCTTGTAGAAAAATACTCTCCTCTAGTCAAGCACGTCGCCGGCAGAATCGCGATCGGAATGCCTCAAAATGTTGAATTCGACGATCTTGTATCTTACGGAGTTTTCGGACTTCTGGACGCGATTGAAAAATTCGATCCGGATAGACTTATTAAATTCAAAACGTATGCGATGACTCGGATTCGAGGTAGTATTTTCGACGAACTGCGTTCGATTGATTGGATTCCTAGATCCATTCGCCAAAAAGCAAAACAACTCGAACAAATTATCGGAATGTTGGAGAACAAAGAAGGCCAGCAAGTCGACGACGATGCGATTGCAAAAGAATTGGGAATTTCCATGGAAGAATATAATTCTCTTCTTACGAAAATCAGCGGAACTTCCCTCGTATCTTTGAATGATATCTGGTTTCTTGGAGATGAGAACGACGAAGTTTCTTTTATGGAAACTCTAGAGTCTCCGATGAATATGAATCCTGACACGATCATCGAAAAGGAAGAGATCAAAAATGTGATCGTGGAAGCGATCAAAACTCTTCCTGAAAAGGAAAAAAAAGTAATCGTATTATATTATTACGAAGATCTAACTTTAAAGGAAATCGGCGAGGTTTTAGAAGTAACTGAATCCAGAATTTCGCAGCTACATACGAGAGCGGTTTCCAGGTTGAGAAGTAAACTCGGTAAAGTAAAATCCGTCATTTCTCGCAAGTAA
- the fliR gene encoding flagellar biosynthetic protein FliR, translating to MEYFINHFQTFLLILSRLMGLLSVAPVFSYPSISVPQKMIFSFLVSVILFPVTAGFLPPVPADMGNYGLVVIAEVLIGMLLGFLISLIFAAFQMAGEFFNVQLGFGYAEILDPVTQTSLPVISTLKNLLGMLLFLTLGAYRIMFESLAYSFEKIQVLRFVPEIQNGIYRAMEDAVGAMFLVAFKLSLPVLGIILLVTVSEALMGKAAPQLNILQLSFPIKVTIGLIVMIFITPYLISQMGAAFDLSFDKVNLMLQGWPKQ from the coding sequence ATGGAATACTTTATCAATCATTTTCAAACTTTTCTGCTGATCCTTTCAAGGTTGATGGGGTTATTGTCCGTTGCGCCAGTATTCTCCTATCCGTCGATCAGCGTTCCTCAGAAGATGATTTTTTCGTTTTTGGTTTCCGTGATTTTATTTCCGGTGACCGCCGGTTTTTTGCCTCCTGTTCCCGCAGATATGGGAAACTATGGACTTGTGGTTATCGCGGAAGTTCTGATCGGAATGCTTCTCGGTTTTTTGATTAGCTTGATCTTCGCGGCATTTCAAATGGCAGGAGAATTTTTTAACGTTCAATTGGGTTTTGGTTATGCGGAGATTTTGGATCCTGTGACCCAGACTAGTTTGCCTGTGATCAGTACACTTAAAAATCTTCTGGGAATGCTTCTCTTTTTGACTTTAGGCGCCTATCGAATCATGTTTGAAAGTCTTGCATATTCCTTTGAGAAGATTCAGGTTTTAAGATTTGTTCCCGAGATTCAAAACGGAATTTACAGGGCAATGGAAGACGCGGTCGGAGCGATGTTTCTCGTCGCGTTTAAGTTGTCCCTTCCCGTTCTTGGAATCATTCTGCTCGTAACTGTTTCAGAAGCTTTGATGGGGAAAGCCGCTCCACAGCTTAATATATTGCAGCTATCCTTTCCGATCAAAGTTACGATCGGCTTGATCGTGATGATTTTTATTACCCCTTATCTAATTTCACAGATGGGGGCGGCTTTCGATTTGTCCTTTGATAAAGTCAATCTGATGCTTCAAGGATGGCCGAAACAATGA
- the fliP gene encoding flagellar type III secretion system pore protein FliP (The bacterial flagellar biogenesis protein FliP forms a type III secretion system (T3SS)-type pore required for flagellar assembly.) yields the protein MKMRHKKLIKNITWIFLLVASLSLGSSFLGAQSRIPIPNLNINVNEAKNPRETSLSLMVLFLVTILSLAPAIVMSLTSFTKIVIVLDFVRRALSIQNLPPNQVMMGLALFMTFFIMAPTLNTVNERALTPYLEGKIDTNSFFEKGMVPIREFMMRQIGTSGAKDVALFLKIGKVEEVESFDDVPSYVLIPAFMLSEIKKAFWIGIIIFIPFIVIDLVVASALLSMGLMMLPPVMVSLPFKLILFVLVDGWNLIVYELVRSYK from the coding sequence GTGAAAATGAGACATAAAAAACTTATCAAGAACATAACGTGGATATTCCTGCTTGTGGCGAGTTTGTCCCTAGGTTCTTCTTTTTTGGGAGCTCAATCTCGAATTCCAATTCCTAATTTGAACATCAACGTAAACGAGGCGAAGAACCCAAGAGAAACGAGCCTTTCTTTGATGGTTCTATTTTTGGTTACGATTCTTTCCCTGGCTCCTGCGATCGTGATGTCTCTGACTTCCTTTACGAAAATAGTGATCGTTCTTGATTTTGTGAGAAGGGCTCTTTCGATTCAGAATCTTCCGCCGAATCAAGTGATGATGGGTCTCGCTCTTTTTATGACTTTTTTTATCATGGCCCCTACATTGAATACGGTCAATGAAAGAGCGTTGACTCCGTATTTGGAAGGTAAAATCGATACGAACTCTTTCTTTGAAAAAGGAATGGTTCCGATTCGTGAGTTTATGATGCGCCAAATCGGAACTTCCGGTGCCAAAGACGTGGCTCTGTTTTTAAAAATTGGAAAAGTCGAAGAGGTGGAATCCTTCGACGACGTTCCTTCTTACGTTTTGATCCCGGCATTTATGTTGAGCGAAATCAAAAAGGCCTTTTGGATTGGGATTATCATTTTCATTCCGTTCATCGTGATCGATCTCGTGGTAGCATCGGCGCTTCTTTCCATGGGTCTCATGATGTTACCTCCTGTGATGGTTAGTCTTCCGTTTAAGTTGATTCTGTTTGTTCTTGTGGACGGTTGGAACCTGATTGTTTACGAATTGGTCCGGAGTTATAAATGA
- the fliQ gene encoding flagellar biosynthesis protein FliQ: MTELDAMTLIRDSLYITLKISSPILLTALVVGLVIGILQTTTSIQEPTIAFVPKLVAVFVVIVIFSSWMIQTMTDYTRNLFLMIEKF; encoded by the coding sequence ATGACGGAACTCGACGCAATGACTCTCATACGGGATTCGCTTTATATCACTCTGAAAATTTCGTCTCCGATTCTCCTTACCGCTCTGGTCGTGGGTTTGGTTATCGGGATCTTACAGACTACTACCTCAATCCAGGAACCTACGATCGCTTTTGTTCCTAAACTCGTGGCTGTTTTTGTCGTGATCGTGATCTTTTCCTCTTGGATGATTCAGACGATGACGGATTATACTCGGAATTTATTTTTGATGATCGAGAAATTTTAG
- the flhA gene encoding flagellar biosynthesis protein FlhA: MEKKWWNQSDVILGVGAVAIVAMLVIPLPGLILDILIIVSLAVGLLVLLTSLSVNEPADFSIFPSLLLITTLYRLALNVSTTRQILSKGPAMNSHVIDAFGSFIIGSESGLSKYVVGFIIFIILVLVQILVITKGATRISEVAARFTLDALPGKQMAIDMELSSGNINEEEAKKRRKRIEAEVDFYGSMDGASKFVQGDVRAGLIITAINLLGGVIIGSSIRGESFTQAIETYGKFTIGDGLVSQIPALLTTVATGIIVTRSGSESDLATQFKSQLFSNSKVLYVVAGSLGFSAFIPGLPFIPLVLLSAGIAYLGYSLEQTVKEQLESIEKKEKESGQDRKPKDFYEELRTDPIEIEVGYHLIPLVDTSQGGALLDQISNLRKKFAQDNGIVIPPVRILDNLDLNPDTYSIKINGTEVGTSTVKPDKLMALNTSPGTAESIQGEDFLEPSFGQKAKWISSEDKSEAEAKGYTVVDASTVVVTHLKELLATHASTLLGREEVKKLLDHYKASYPTLIGELDADKPGNLGIIQQVLQNLLREGLGIRNLVPILESIANNLSKYQNPYILTELVRQAVARTVVKDYLSMDGKLRVITLESRILDRLNKSITQDRIENRDVLSLAPDFYRRLIDSVAELYRNFRIEGKFPIFVVNREVRLPFSYLLAKEFPPRNFGVLAYEEIHSSVDSVIEAELKLPQIQTVGVEEET, translated from the coding sequence ATGGAAAAGAAATGGTGGAATCAATCCGACGTAATTTTAGGAGTCGGGGCCGTTGCGATCGTCGCAATGCTCGTTATTCCTCTTCCCGGACTTATATTAGATATTTTGATTATTGTTAGTTTGGCAGTTGGGCTTTTGGTTCTTCTAACTTCGCTTTCGGTCAACGAACCTGCTGACTTTTCGATTTTTCCGAGTTTACTTCTCATTACTACGTTGTATCGGCTTGCGCTCAACGTATCGACTACGAGACAAATCCTTTCTAAGGGTCCTGCGATGAACAGTCACGTCATTGATGCTTTTGGGTCTTTTATCATAGGAAGCGAGTCAGGACTTTCTAAATATGTGGTGGGATTTATCATATTTATTATTCTCGTTCTTGTTCAGATTCTCGTGATCACAAAGGGTGCGACTCGGATTTCGGAAGTTGCGGCTCGTTTTACTTTGGATGCCTTACCGGGCAAGCAGATGGCAATCGATATGGAACTTTCTTCCGGAAATATCAATGAGGAGGAAGCCAAAAAAAGGAGAAAGAGGATTGAAGCCGAAGTGGACTTTTACGGTTCCATGGATGGAGCGAGTAAATTTGTTCAAGGAGATGTACGAGCCGGACTTATCATCACCGCCATTAATCTGTTAGGCGGAGTGATCATCGGTTCTTCGATTCGAGGAGAATCCTTCACCCAGGCCATTGAAACCTACGGAAAGTTCACCATAGGGGACGGACTCGTATCTCAGATTCCCGCGCTGTTAACAACTGTCGCAACTGGTATCATTGTCACTCGTTCCGGTTCCGAATCGGATCTTGCCACTCAGTTCAAAAGTCAGCTCTTCAGTAATTCCAAGGTTCTTTATGTGGTTGCGGGAAGTTTGGGATTTTCCGCGTTTATTCCGGGACTACCGTTTATTCCTTTGGTTCTTCTTTCGGCGGGGATCGCTTACTTGGGATATTCGCTTGAGCAAACTGTCAAGGAGCAGCTCGAATCGATTGAGAAGAAAGAAAAAGAATCCGGTCAGGATCGTAAACCGAAAGATTTTTACGAAGAACTCAGGACTGATCCGATCGAAATCGAAGTCGGTTATCATTTAATTCCGTTAGTCGATACTTCCCAAGGGGGAGCGTTGCTGGACCAAATCAGCAATCTCAGAAAAAAGTTTGCTCAAGACAACGGAATTGTAATCCCTCCCGTGAGAATTTTGGACAACTTGGATTTGAATCCGGATACGTATTCGATCAAGATTAACGGAACTGAGGTGGGAACTTCCACGGTAAAGCCGGACAAGTTGATGGCTCTCAACACAAGTCCGGGAACGGCGGAATCGATTCAAGGAGAGGATTTCTTGGAACCTTCTTTCGGTCAAAAGGCGAAGTGGATTTCCTCCGAAGATAAGTCAGAGGCCGAAGCGAAGGGTTACACCGTGGTCGACGCGTCTACCGTGGTTGTTACACATTTAAAAGAACTTTTGGCGACACACGCATCTACCTTACTCGGAAGAGAGGAAGTCAAAAAACTTCTGGATCATTACAAAGCGAGTTATCCGACACTCATTGGAGAATTGGACGCGGACAAACCGGGTAACCTAGGAATCATCCAACAAGTGTTACAGAATCTTCTTAGAGAAGGCCTTGGAATCAGAAACCTCGTACCTATACTTGAATCGATTGCAAACAATTTATCTAAGTATCAGAATCCGTATATACTCACGGAATTGGTGCGACAGGCCGTTGCAAGAACCGTGGTGAAAGATTATCTTTCCATGGACGGTAAACTTCGGGTGATCACTCTTGAAAGTAGGATCCTCGATCGGCTTAATAAATCGATCACTCAGGACAGAATCGAAAACAGAGACGTTCTTTCTTTGGCCCCCGATTTTTACAGACGATTAATTGATAGCGTTGCCGAACTCTATCGAAATTTTCGAATCGAAGGAAAGTTTCCGATTTTTGTAGTAAACCGGGAGGTACGTTTACCATTTTCGTATTTACTCGCAAAGGAGTTTCCTCCTCGGAATTTTGGAGTTCTTGCGTACGAAGAAATACATTCTTCCGTGGATTCGGTTATAGAGGCCGAACTAAAACTTCCTCAAATACAAACCGTGGGAGTAGAGGAAGAAACATGA
- the fliO gene encoding flagellar biosynthetic protein FliO, with the protein MSFLGIFQMDGRKVFPIFSVLIIFNFTVVSLAAQSERELMDEALKKELGRSSTKDENKNLETNSDVKKTDSSKAEAPSAGVKSSPNNSAETETNPVAERYKTQDEGPGIAGTLFRVVFILGLLCVALYYILKYVSKNREGRLPVRGEMTLLSSMMLGPNKQIQIVDVSGKLLVLGVADNGVNLITEITDIEVKHRILQKKENFQPPEGGFLVTVLEQIKDLNSRVSVSGEESNEKMKAAREEKRKQARKKLDELKEKTSSLESGLFDLK; encoded by the coding sequence GTGAGCTTCTTAGGCATTTTTCAAATGGATGGAAGGAAAGTCTTTCCCATTTTTTCGGTTTTAATTATATTCAATTTTACTGTTGTTTCTTTGGCTGCTCAATCCGAAAGGGAGCTTATGGACGAGGCTCTTAAAAAAGAGTTGGGTCGTTCTTCTACCAAAGATGAAAATAAGAATTTAGAAACAAATTCCGACGTAAAAAAAACCGACTCTTCCAAAGCGGAAGCTCCTTCTGCCGGAGTAAAATCTTCTCCAAATAATTCTGCTGAAACGGAGACAAATCCGGTCGCGGAACGTTATAAAACTCAAGACGAAGGACCCGGAATCGCCGGGACTTTGTTCCGAGTTGTTTTTATTCTTGGGTTGCTTTGTGTAGCACTTTATTATATTCTAAAATATGTATCCAAAAATCGAGAAGGTCGCCTCCCAGTCCGGGGTGAGATGACCCTCCTTTCGAGTATGATGCTCGGACCGAACAAACAAATTCAGATCGTGGACGTTTCCGGAAAGTTATTGGTCCTCGGAGTTGCGGACAACGGAGTCAACTTGATTACGGAGATTACAGATATCGAAGTCAAACATAGGATTTTGCAAAAGAAAGAAAACTTTCAGCCTCCTGAGGGAGGTTTTTTAGTTACGGTTCTCGAACAGATCAAGGATTTGAATTCTCGGGTTTCCGTTTCCGGAGAGGAATCGAACGAAAAGATGAAAGCCGCCCGGGAAGAGAAACGAAAGCAGGCCCGTAAGAAATTGGATGAACTCAAAGAGAAAACAAGCTCGCTTGAAAGCGGGCTTTTCGATTTGAAATGA
- a CDS encoding EscU/YscU/HrcU family type III secretion system export apparatus switch protein yields the protein MKVTFWKKGVLEVRRNIRIIVWRFCSNSEFFCNADITSPLLGGLMKRIGRFFSITKKIFLQRQFNLFIGTFAFVARWQSRSLWIARFLGTPTNTTALAADFKIHLQLFAAEDEGRTEPGSERRRREEREKGNVPKSPELPAAVVLLAGVILIYLMGEYFFMRTFYILRKYIHGVGLRTDISSESVTELLKNASTDLFTLLWPLLGITLVGAVIGNVAQVGFIFTPRALSFNFSRIRPNFKKVLPTRQTLFNLGKSLAKVGLIAWVSYIIIIKDFFPILISGEMGLEQAVALVMSSSFKIFLVVGIILLAISIVDYLYQRYEYEESLKMTPSEAKREAKESDGDRSLQARRRQLARDMMNKRKMLAKVPEADVVITNPTHFAVALEYKPGIHKAPIVIAKGVDDFALLIIRIARENGVPTVEDRIQARGLYEEVELGAEVPQQFYRAIATILSRLESFRKAV from the coding sequence ATGAAGGTGACTTTCTGGAAGAAAGGAGTTCTTGAAGTTAGGAGAAACATTCGTATTATCGTTTGGAGATTTTGCAGTAATTCCGAATTCTTCTGTAATGCAGATATAACCTCTCCTTTGTTAGGTGGGCTGATGAAAAGAATCGGTAGATTTTTCTCTATCACAAAAAAAATTTTCCTTCAACGACAATTTAATCTTTTTATCGGAACCTTTGCATTTGTTGCTCGTTGGCAATCTCGCTCTCTATGGATCGCTCGATTTTTAGGAACTCCGACAAATACCACCGCGCTCGCCGCCGATTTCAAAATTCATCTACAACTATTTGCAGCGGAAGATGAAGGTCGAACCGAGCCTGGGTCCGAGCGGAGAAGAAGGGAGGAACGAGAAAAAGGGAATGTTCCCAAATCTCCAGAACTTCCGGCAGCGGTTGTATTACTCGCTGGGGTAATCCTCATATATCTCATGGGAGAATATTTCTTCATGAGAACGTTTTACATTCTCCGTAAATATATTCACGGAGTGGGACTTAGAACCGATATCAGTTCCGAGTCCGTGACCGAACTTTTAAAAAACGCTTCCACGGATTTATTCACTTTACTTTGGCCTTTGCTCGGAATTACATTAGTTGGCGCTGTGATCGGGAACGTTGCACAGGTAGGATTTATCTTCACACCCCGCGCTTTGAGTTTTAACTTTAGTAGGATCAGACCCAACTTTAAGAAAGTCCTTCCGACACGTCAGACACTCTTTAACTTGGGAAAATCCCTCGCAAAGGTAGGATTGATTGCGTGGGTTTCTTACATAATTATCATTAAGGATTTTTTTCCGATCCTTATTTCTGGAGAGATGGGACTTGAACAGGCAGTTGCTCTCGTGATGAGTAGTTCCTTTAAGATCTTTTTGGTCGTAGGGATTATTCTTCTCGCGATCAGCATCGTAGACTATTTATATCAAAGATACGAATACGAAGAGTCTTTAAAGATGACTCCTTCCGAAGCAAAGAGAGAAGCAAAAGAATCAGACGGGGACCGCTCCCTTCAAGCAAGAAGAAGACAGCTCGCTCGGGATATGATGAATAAGCGAAAGATGCTCGCGAAGGTTCCGGAAGCGGACGTTGTCATTACAAACCCGACTCACTTTGCAGTGGCTCTGGAATACAAACCCGGAATTCACAAAGCGCCGATCGTAATTGCAAAGGGTGTGGACGACTTTGCGCTTCTTATCATTCGAATTGCAAGAGAAAATGGAGTTCCCACCGTGGAAGATCGTATTCAAGCTAGAGGACTTTACGAAGAAGTGGAACTTGGGGCGGAAGTTCCACAGCAATTCTATCGTGCGATCGCAACCATTCTCTCTCGTTTGGAATCTTTCCGGAAAGCCGTATAA